The following are from one region of the Muntiacus reevesi chromosome 3, mMunRee1.1, whole genome shotgun sequence genome:
- the PIERCE1 gene encoding piercer of microtubule wall 1 protein isoform X3 has translation MSEEDPQASAEPEEPKAGPPPEKTSDCYRVSEDLPARFNNPAWFRGYRTKEPLSVYRTSNQAYGSRAPTVHEMPEIFPTQRSNPCLLCLLCWLAASVPAEPPGKPVPWFPTSQRTGPIHSYNEPALIGSRF, from the exons ATGTCGGAGGAGGACCCCCAAGCGAGCGCGGAGCCAGAGGAGCCCAAGGCCGGGCCCCCGCCGGAGAAAACCAGCGACTGCTACCGCGTGAGCGAGGACCTGCCGGCCAGGTTCAACAACCCGGCCTGGTTTCGGGGCTACAG GACCAAGGAGCCCCTCTCAGTGTACAGGACCAGCAACCAAGCTTATGGGAGCAGAGCCCCCACCGTGCACGAGATGCCG gagatctttccaacccagagatccaacccgtgtcttttgtgtctcctgtgttggttgGCGGcgtctgtaccagctgagccgccgGGGAAGCCCGTACCCTGGTTTCCAACATCCCAAAGGACTGGCCCCATTCACTCGTACAACGAGCCAGCTCTTATAGGCAGTAGGTTTTGa
- the PIERCE1 gene encoding piercer of microtubule wall 1 protein isoform X1 — translation MSEEDPQASAEPEEPKAGPPPEKTSDCYRVSEDLPARFNNPAWFRGYRTKEPLSVYRTSNQAYGSRAPTVHEMPKVFYPNSYKFSRQVAAGGMFQNNTLNVYMEKSIVTGPDNCITSYDRLNFHPSYRVCRPSICD, via the exons ATGTCGGAGGAGGACCCCCAAGCGAGCGCGGAGCCAGAGGAGCCCAAGGCCGGGCCCCCGCCGGAGAAAACCAGCGACTGCTACCGCGTGAGCGAGGACCTGCCGGCCAGGTTCAACAACCCGGCCTGGTTTCGGGGCTACAG GACCAAGGAGCCCCTCTCAGTGTACAGGACCAGCAACCAAGCTTATGGGAGCAGAGCCCCCACCGTGCACGAGATGCCG AAGGTGTTTTATCCAAATTCATATAAGTTTTCCAGACAAGTTGCAGCAGGTGGAATGTTCCAGAACAACACGCTCAATGTCTACATGGAGAAGAGCATCGTGACGGGTCCCGACAACTGCATCACCTCCTACGACCGGCTCAACTTCCACCCCAGCTACAGAGTCTGCAGGCCGTCCATCTGTGACTGA
- the PIERCE1 gene encoding piercer of microtubule wall 1 protein isoform X2: protein MSEEDPQASAEPEEPKAGPPPEKTSDCYRVSEDLPARFNNPAWFRGYRTKEPLSVYRTSNQAYGSRAPTVHEMPVFYPNSYKFSRQVAAGGMFQNNTLNVYMEKSIVTGPDNCITSYDRLNFHPSYRVCRPSICD from the exons ATGTCGGAGGAGGACCCCCAAGCGAGCGCGGAGCCAGAGGAGCCCAAGGCCGGGCCCCCGCCGGAGAAAACCAGCGACTGCTACCGCGTGAGCGAGGACCTGCCGGCCAGGTTCAACAACCCGGCCTGGTTTCGGGGCTACAG GACCAAGGAGCCCCTCTCAGTGTACAGGACCAGCAACCAAGCTTATGGGAGCAGAGCCCCCACCGTGCACGAGATGCCG GTGTTTTATCCAAATTCATATAAGTTTTCCAGACAAGTTGCAGCAGGTGGAATGTTCCAGAACAACACGCTCAATGTCTACATGGAGAAGAGCATCGTGACGGGTCCCGACAACTGCATCACCTCCTACGACCGGCTCAACTTCCACCCCAGCTACAGAGTCTGCAGGCCGTCCATCTGTGACTGA
- the PPP1R26 gene encoding protein phosphatase 1 regulatory subunit 26, with translation MFLMNAPPVLALRSTWEAFGPPGSCRFPRCFSEPREGVSRAAVSAKVQMAISRLQGDGAALGMSGEHARPRSQRAERGRGARPATSPAFAVCGLAAGLDPKEGEEEASNLGPLVPGSDSDDSVDRDIEEAIQEYLRTKSGAAPPPAAGDAARRCRPDPPLSGAPAAPCPPNPAAGPGQVRGSASPLSVSSDDSFEQSIQAEIEQFLSEKRLQKGDLPAGRKAEPGDSVARATYRPGREPPLKAPQQGLPGAGKEFVFRKLPRSAKASALPRGLRCKVAAEPAAAATTGPPAEAAPGKAGVCRAVGSARKGRRPRGMALVREEPDSSSDDGIEEAIRLYQRERRREATGQQGSPPAEDKGPTAPAHGLRGAWPEAHSKTPGKKKPAAPKATDLGPGGPDPDQPPRPPRETTAPMPPGSAAAGTPGMDGSPHQADASAELMCAEAILDISKTILPAPVDGGERPPPTSALHEGPDGPPRPDGDSSAVDSDDSIEREIRTFLALKAQSGGPLPRTETSARPTHSPPLPPSLSAPASSIPDPSLGCRRRRGRTPCTPRQPRDTAETQDAQDAERSQGRVQPGQGRAPEAPRKEGESRSQPPLFKTGRPGDELGAPDPPGAARPGPVQTAEGRRGDGSSEEKSSSLDSDADLDSAIKDLLRSKRRLRKRCRDARAGCKKRVRFSTTETQFLDKLGGFQKDWRDQSPRLLKSCLCKPSRATPGRPSHVPSRETAGTKADGSGPEDAPSGPSAPWPRGRAAAGGLFSRESEAREPPGPVDSPSSLSDDSSSVDSDDSIELEIRKFLAEKAKESVSGSETPVGSLAVLGTASGARPELPGRKAQPPGPAAQPGVCTRSQRVRGGPQPGAEGPRGPGRALTPGGGGSPHPEQPCPPATLAWCELAPPRSTSRPAPARGAPAPRRNVCAPRDSGPRGPEGVAGEGTFGQLPSRAEAGAWAEGRGLLSRTPGSERDGAPRAGLAPQSRLQSTWVLGPEGRDAAAWRGGLGSQREKGPGSQAQGSPSLAVDPRRGLPFTGFSPLLSTQLFHFGKCVPWGTAKQAGLFSPGLGLPLQGPSFSAFREAQAARGPVFGSPRLLVKEGGRWPCRKPRAGLGLSDRRGSGPEEGVLDLRFGRRGLDRDEEEPEALGSDASELSDVSVEEGGGPAAQGPALQL, from the coding sequence ATGTTTCTCATGAACGCGCCTCCTGTGCTGGCCCTGCGGTCCACATGGGAGGCCTTTGGCCCGCCCGGGAGCTGTAGGTTTCCCAGATGCTTCTCGGAGCCCAGAGAGGGCGTCTCGAGAGCAGCGGTGAGCGCCAAGGTGCAGATGGCCATCAGCAGGCTTCAGGGCGACGGGGCAGCCCTGGGCATGAGCGGCGAGCATGCCCGGCCGAGAAGCCAGAGGGCGGAGAGGGGCCGGGGCGCCCGACCAGCCACCAGCCCCGCCTTTGCGGTCTGTGGTCTTGCCGCGGGTCTTGACCccaaggagggggaggaggaggcctCCAACCTCGGGCCTCTGGTGCCGGGCTCGGACAGCGACGACTCGGTGGACCGGGACATCGAGGAAGCCATCCAGGAGTACCTCAGGACCAAGAGCGGGGCCGCCCCGCCGCCCGCAGCCGGGGATGCGGCCCGCCGGTGCCGGCCAGACCCCCCTCTGAGCGGCGCCCCAGCCGCCCCATGTCCCCCAAACCCTGCAGCTGGCCCCGGCCAGGTCCGGGGCTCCGCCTCCCCACTCAGCGTGAGCAGCGACGACTCCTTCGAACAGAGCATCCAGGCAGAGATCGAACAGTTCCTGAGCGAGAAGAGGCTACAGAAAGGTGACCTCCCTGCCGGCAGAAAGGCAGAGCCCGGCGACAGTGTGGCCAGAGCGACCTACAGGCCTGGCAGAGAGCCGCCGCTGAAGGCACCGCAGCAGGGCCTGCCGGGAGCCGGCAAGGAGTTCGTCTTCCGGAAGCTGCCCAGGTCCGCGAAGGCCAGCGCCCTGCCCAGAGGCCTCAGGTGCAAGGTCGCCGCCGAGCCTGCTGCTGCCGCCACTACGGGGCCCCCTGCAGAGGCCGCGCCAGGTAAAGCTGGGGTCTGCAGGGCCGTGGGCTCCGCGCGGAAGGGCAGGCGGCCGAGGGGCATGGCCCTGGTGCGCGAGGAGCCGGACTCGAGCAGCGATGACGGCATCGAGGAGGCCATCCGGCTGTACCAGCGGGAGCGGCGGCGGGAGGCCACGGGCCAGCAGGGGTCCCCGCCCGCGGAAGATAAGGGCCCCACGGCCCCTGCTCACGGCCTGAGGGGCGCCTGGCCAGAGGCCCACAGCAAAACCCCCGGCAAAAAGAAGCCAGCGGCCCCCAAGGCTACGGACCTCGGCCCGGGCGGCCCAGACCCTGACCAGCCACCCAGGCCCCCCAGGGAAACCACAGCTCCCATGCCTCCGGGGAGCGCGGCTGCTGGGACCCCGGGCATGGACGGGTCCCCACACCAGGCAGATGCATCTGCCGAGCTGATGTGCGCCGAGGCCATCCTGGACATCTCCAAGACCATCCTGCCGGCCCCCGTGGACGGTGGAGAAAGGCCCCCGCCCACCAGTGCACTGCACGAGGGCCCCGACGGGCCTCCCCGCCCCGACGGCGACAGCAGCGCGGTGGACAGTGACGACAGCATCGAGCGGGAGATCCGGACGTTCCTGGCCCTGAAGGCGCAGTCGGGGGGCCCGCTGCCCCGCACGGAGACCTCCGCCCGGCCCACCCACAGCCCGCCCCTGCCGCCCAGCCTCAGCGCCCCGGCCTCCAGCATCCCAGACCCGTCCCTGGGCTGCAGGAGGAGGCGCGGCAGGACGCCCTGCACGCCCAGGCAGCCCAGAGACACGGCCGAGACACAGGACGCCCAGGACGCCGAGCGCAGCCAGGGCCGGGTGCAGCCTGGCCAGGGGCGAGCCCCCGAGGCCCCCAGAAAGGAGGGCGAGAGCCGCAGCCAGCCTCCCCTCTTCAAGACGGGCAGGCCGGGCGACGAGCTCGGGGCCCCGGACCCGCCGGGAGCTGCACGGCCAGGGCCCGTGCAGACGGCCGAGGGGAGGCGCGGGGACGGGAGCTCCGAGGAGAAGAGCAGCTCGCTGGACAGCGACGCGGACCTGGACTCGGCCATCAAGGACCTGCTGCGCTCCAAGCGGCGGCTCCGGAAGAGGTGCAGGGACGCCCGGGCTGGCTGCAAGAAGAGGGTCCGCTTCAGCACCACGGAGACACAGTTCCTGGACAAGCTGGGGGGCTTCCAGAAGGACTGGAGGGACCAAAGCCCCCGCCTGCTGAAAAGCTGTCTCTGCAAGCCCAGCAGGGCGACCCCAGGGAGACCCTCGCACGTCCCCTCCCGGGAAACAGCGGGGACGAAGGCGGACGGCTCGGGGCCGGAGGACGCACCCTCGGGCCCCTCTGCCCCCTGGCCCCGGGGCAGGGCCGCGGCCGGGGGCCTGTTCTCCAGGGAGTCGGAAGCCCGCGAGCCTCCCGGTCCCGTCGACAGCCCCAGCTCCCTGTCTGATGATAGCAGCTCTGTAGACAGTGACGACAGCATCGAGCTGGAGATCAGGAAGTTTTTGGCCGAAAAGGCCAAGGAGTCTGTGAGCGGATCAGAAACTCCAGTAGGGAGCCTGGCCGTCCTGGGAACTGCGAGTGGGGCCAGGCCAGAGCTCCCAGGCCGGAAAGCACAGCCTCCGGGCCCAGCTGCCCAGCCAGGCGTGTGCACGCGGAGCCAGAGGGTCAGAGGGGGCCCGCAGCCAGGGGCCGAGGGACCCCGGGGGCCAGGAAGAGCTCTCACTCCAGGCGGTGGGGGCAGCCCGCACCCCGAGCAGCCCTGCCCCCCGGCCACCCTGGCCTGGTGCGAGCTGGCGCCACCCAGGAGCACCAGCAGGCCTGCCCCTGCTAGAGGGGCGCCGGCCCCCAGGAGGAACGTCTGTGCCCCCAGAGACTCAGGCCCCAGGGGGCCTGAGGGGGTTGCGGGGGAGGGCACGTTCGGCCAGCTCCCGAGCCGCGCGGAGGCTGGCGCCTGGGCAGAGGGCCGTGGCTTGCTGTCACGGACCCCGGGCTCCGAGCGGGATGGGGCACCCCGGGCCGGCCTCGCCCCCCAGAGCCGGCTGCAGAGCACCTGGGTACTGGGCCCGGAAGGCAGGGATGCGGCCGCGTGGAGAGGGGGCCTTGGcagccagagggagaaggggccgGGGAGCCAGGCCCAGGGCTCACCCAGCCTCGCCGTGGACCCCCGGAGGGGCCTGCCCTTCACCGGCTTCTCACCGCTGCTCTCCACGCAGCTGTTCCACTTCGGGAAGTGCGTGCCCTGGGGCACTGCCAAGCAGGCCGGCCTCTTCAGCCCCGGCCTGGGTCTGCCCCTGCAGGGCCCGTCCTTCTCAGCCTTCCGGGAGGCCCAGGCCGCCCGCGGCCCAGTGTTCGGAAGCCCGCGCCTGCTGGTGAAGGAGGGTGGCCGCTGGCCTTGCAGGAAGCCCCGGGCAGGGCTCGGCCTGTCCGACAGGAGGGGCTCGGGGCCGGAAGAGGGCGTCCTGGACCTGCGCTTCGGGCGCAGAGGGCTGGACAGAGACGAGGAGGAGCCGGAGGCCTTGGGCAGCGATGCCAGCGAGCTCAGCGACGTGTCTGTGGAGGAGGGCGGCGGGCCCGCGGCCCAGGGCCCGGCCCTGCAGCTGTGA